From the genome of Neomonachus schauinslandi chromosome 5, ASM220157v2, whole genome shotgun sequence, one region includes:
- the SLC2A3 gene encoding solute carrier family 2, facilitated glucose transporter member 3, which produces MGTQKVTAPLIFAISIATIGSFQFGYNTGVINAPEMIIKDFLNYTLEERLEDPPSEVLLTSLWSLSVAIFSVGGMIGSFSVGLFVNRFGRRNSMLIVNLLAVAGGCLMGFCKIAESVEMLILGRLVIGLFCGLCTGFVPMYIGEVSPTDLRGAFGTLNQLGIVIGILVAQIFGLKVIMGTEELWPLLLGFTIIPAVLQSAALPFCPESPRFLLINRKEEESAREILQRLWGTQDVTQDIQEMKDESTRMAQEKQATVVELFRSRSYQQPIMISIMLQLSQQLSGINAVFYYSTGIFKDAGVQEPIYATIGAGVVNTIFTVVSLFLVERVGRRTLHMTGLGGMAVCSIFMTISLLLKDDYKWMSFVCIGAVLVFVAFFEIGPGPIPWFIVAELFSQGPRPAAMAVAGCSNWTSNFLVGLLFPSAAFYLGAYVFIIFTGFLIVFLVFTFFKVPETRGRTFEEITQAFEAQAREGNRAEKGPIVEMNSIQPMKETATV; this is translated from the exons ATGGGGACACAGAAG GTCACAGCGCCTCTGATCTTTGCCATCTCCATTGCTACAAtaggctctttccagtttggctacaACACCGGAGTCATCAATGCTCCTGAGATG ATCATAAAGGACTTTCTCAATTATACCCTGGAGGAGAGGTTGGAAGACCCTCCCAGTGAGGTATTACTCACTTCGCTCTGGTCCTTGTCTGTGGCTATCTTCTCCGTTGGTGGTATGATTGGCTCCTTCTCCGTTGGACTCTTTGTCAACCGCTTTGGCAG GCGCAATTCAATGCTCATTGTAAACCTCTTGGCTGTCGCTGGTGGCTGCCTTATGGGGTTCTGCAAAATAGCCGAGTCGGTTGAAATGCTAATCCTGGGCCGGTTGGTTATTGGCCTCTTCTGCGGCCTCTGCACAGGTTTTGTGCCCATGTACATTGGAGAGGTCTCTCCCACTGACCTACGGGGGGCCTTTGGCACTCTCAACCAGCTGGGCATCGTCATCGGGATCCTGGTGGCTCAG ATCTTTGGTTTGAAAGTCATCATGGGGACTGAAGAGCTTTGGCCCCTGCTTTTGGGCTTCACCATCATTCCAGCTGTCCTGCAAAGTGCAGCCCTTCCGTTTTGCCCCGAGAGTCCTAGATTTTTGCTCATCaacagaaaggaggaggaaagtgcTAGGGAGA TCCTCCAGCGATTGTGGGGCACCCAGGACGTGACTCAGGACATCCAGGAGATGAAAGATGAGAGCACGAGGATGGCACAAGAGAAGCAAGCCACGGTGGTGGAGCTCTTCAGATCACGCAGCTACCAGCAGCCCATTATGATTTCCATCATGCTCCAGCTGTCCCAGCAGCTGTCTGGAATCAATGCT GTGTTCTATTATTCAACAGGAATCTTCAAAGATGCAGGTGTTCAGGAGCCAATCTATGCCACCATCGGCGCGGGTGTGGTTAATACCATCTTCACTGTTGTCTCT cTGTTTCTGGTGGAAAGGGTAGGGAGGAGGACTCTACATATGACTGGCCTTGGAGGGATGGCTGTTTGTTCCATCTTTATGACCATCTCATTGTTACTAAAG GATGACTATAAGTGGATGAGCTTTGTTTGTATCGGGGCTGTCTTGGTCTTTGTGGCCTTCTTTGAAATTGGCCCAGGCCCCATTCCCTGGTTTATTGTGGCCGAACTCTTCAGCCAAGGACCCCGCCCAGCTGCAATGGCAGTAGCTGGTTGTTCCAACTGGACCTCCAACTTCCTGGTTGGGCTCCTCTTCCCTTCAGCTGCA TTCTATTTAGGAGCCTATGTTTTTATCATCTTCACCGGCTTCCTCATTGTCTTCTTGGTCTTCACCTTCTTCAAAGTCCCTGAGACTCGTGGCAGGACTTTTGAGGAAATCACACAAGCCTTCGAGGCACAGGCTCGGGAGGGTAACAGAGCCGAGAAAGGCCCCATTGTGGAGATGAACAGCATCCAGCCCATGAAGGAAACCGCCACCGTCTAA